A DNA window from Arachis duranensis cultivar V14167 chromosome 3, aradu.V14167.gnm2.J7QH, whole genome shotgun sequence contains the following coding sequences:
- the LOC127739611 gene encoding purple acid phosphatase-like, translated as MYSVSFKVLVFGLVLVNVVALCNGGSTSTFVRKEEKTVDMLFDSDVFAIPPGYNVPQQVHITQGDHEGKAVIVSWVTMDEPGSSEVRYWSENSKQKKLIAKGRHVTYRYFNYSSGFIHHCTIRNLEYNTKYYYEVGIANTTRQFWFVTPPQVGPDVPYTFGLIGDLGQTYDSNKTLSHYEMNPRKGQALMFIGDLSYADDHPYHDNVKWDTWGRFVERSVAYQPWIWVTGNHEIDFAPEIGESVPFKPYTHRYHVPYRASQSTAPFWYSIKRASAHIIVLASYSAYGKYTPQYQWLKEELPKVNRTETPWLIVLLHSPWYNSYDYHYMEGESMRVMFEPWFVKHKVDVVFAGHVHAYERSERVSNIAYNITNGQCNPVKDNSAPVYITIGDGGNIEGLANTMIEPQPDYSAYREASFGHAMFDIKNRTHAYYSWHRNQDGYAVEADSMWFFNRYWYPVDDSTTH; from the exons ATGTATTCAGTGAGTTTCAAAGTCTTGGTCTTTGGATTGGTTCTTGTGAACGTAGTAGCGTTGTGTAACGGAGGATCAACAAGCACCTTCGttaggaaagaagagaagaccGTAGATATGCTATTTGATAGTGATGTCTTTGCTATTCCTCCTGGTTACAATGTTCCCCAGCAG GTTCACATAACACAAGGTGATCATGAGGGAAAAGCAGTGATTGTGTCGTGGGTGACGATGGATGAACCAGGCTCCAGCGAAGTGCGGTACTGGAGCGAGAACAGCAAGCAAAAGAAACTAATTGCTAAGGGAAGACATGTTACTTATAGATACTTCAATTACTCGTCTGGTTTTATTCATCATTGcaccatcagaaatttggag TACAACACCAAATACTACTATGAAGTTGGAATCGCGAACACAACAAGGCAATTTTGGTTTGTGACTCCTCCTCAAGTTGGTCCTGATGTGCCATACACTTTTGGTCTCATTG GTGATCTTGGTCAAAcatatgattcaaataaaactcTTTCTCACTATGAAATGAACCCAAGAAAAGGACAAGCTTTGATGTTTATTGGAGACCTATCTTATGCAGATGATCACCCTTATCATGATAATGTTAAGTGGGATACTTGGGGAAGGTTTGTAGAAAGGAGTGTTGCTTATCAACCATGGATTTGGGTTACAGGCAACCATGAAATTGATTTTGCTCCAGAAATT GGTGAAAGTGTACCTTTCAAGCCATATACACATAGGTATCATGTTCCTTATAGAGCGTCACAGAGTACAGCACCCTTTTGGTATTCTATCAAGAGAGCATCAGCACATATTATTGTATTGGCCTCATATTCAGCTTATG ggaAATATACACCACAATACCAATGGCTAAAAGAAGAGCTACCAAAAGTTAATAGGACAGAGACTCCATGGTTGATTGTTCTCTTGCATTCACCTTGGTATAACAGCTACGACTACCACTACATGGAAGGTGAATCAATGAGAGTAATGTTTGAGCCCTGGTTTGTGAAGCACAAGGTTGATGTCGTGTTTGCCGGCCATGTTCATGCCTATGAACGATCT GAACGTGTGTCCAATATTGCATACAACATTACGAACGGTCAATGCAATCCTGTGAAAGATAACTCAGCTCCAGTATATATAACCATTGGTGATGGAGGAAACATTGAAGGCTTGGCAAACAC GATGATAGAACCACAACCAGATTACTCAGCATACAGAGAAGCAAGCTTTGGACATGCCATGTTTGATATAAAGAACAGAACTCATGCTTACTATAGCTGGCATAGAAATCAAGATGGATATGCTGTGGAAGCTGATTCCATGTGGTTTTTTAATAGATATTGGTACCCTGTTGATGATTCTACAACTCATTAA
- the LOC107477523 gene encoding purple acid phosphatase, translated as MYDNDFLGRLSSYTLFPLCSSGGVTSSYVRKVEKTLDMPLDSDVFAIPPGYNAPQQVHITQGDLNGKATLVSWVTMDEPGSNEVRYWSENSKQKKLAKGKYVTYTFFNYTSGFIHQCTITNLEYNTKYYYEVGLLNTTRQFWFVTPPQVGPDVPYTFGLIGDLGQTYDSNKTLTHYEMNPRKGQALMFVGDLSYADHYPYHDNVRWDTWGRFIERSVAYQPWIWVAGNHELDFAPELGESVPFKPYTHRYHVPYRASQSTAPFWYSIKRASAHIIVLASYSAYGKYTPQYTWLEQELSKVNRTETPWLIVLLHSPWYNSYNYHYMEGESMRVMFEPWFVQHKVDVVFAGHVHAYERSERVSNIAYNITNRRCIPVKDNSAPVYITIGDGGNIEGLANNMTKPQPDYSAYREASFGHAIFDIKNRTHAYYSWHRNQDGYAVEADSMWFFNRYWYPVDDSTTHVSY; from the exons ATGTATGACAATGATTTCCTTGGAAGGCTCTCCTCGTACACATTGTTTC CTTTGTGTAGTAGTGGAGGTGTAACCAGCAGTTATGTTAGAAAAGTGGAGAAGACTCTGGATATGCCACTAGATAGTGATGTCTTTGCTATACCTCCTGGTTATAATGCTCCACAGCAA GTTCATATAACACAAGGTGACCTTAATGGGAAAGCAACATTAGTGTCATGGGTGACAATGGATGAACCAGGGTCCAATGAAGTGCGTTACTGGAGTGAAAACAGCAAGCAAAAGAAGCTTGCTAAAGGAAAATATGTTACGTACACATTCTTCAATTACACTTCTGGTTTTATTCATCAATGCACCATCACCAATTTGGAG TATAACACCAAATATTACTATGAAGTTGGACTTTTGAACACAACAAGGCAGTTTTGGTTTGTGACTCCTCCTCAAGTTGGTCCTGATGTGCCATATACATTTGGTCTCATAg GTGATCTTGGTCAAAcatatgattcaaataaaactcTTACTCACTATGAAATGAACCCAAGAAAAGGACAAGCTTTGATGTTTGTTGGAGACCTTTCTTATGCAGATCATTACCCTTATCATGATAATGTTAGGTGGGATACTTGGGGAAGATTTATAGAAAGGAGTGTTGCTTATCAACCATGGATTTGGGTTGCAGGCAACCATGAACTTGATTTTGCTCCAGAACTT GGTGAAAGTGTACCTTTCAAGCCATATACACATAGGTATCATGTTCCTTATAGAGCGTCACAGAGTACAGCACCCTTTTGGTATTCTATCAAGAGAGCATCAGCACATATTATTGTATTGGCCTCATATTCAGCTTATG gGAAATATACACCACAATACACATGGCTAGAACAAGAGCTATCAAAAGTTAATAGAACAGAGACTCCATGGTTGATTGTTCTCTTGCATTCACCTTGGTATAACAGCTACAACTACCACTACATGGAAGGTGAATCAATGAGAGTAATGTTTGAGCCCTGGTTTGTGCAGCACAAGGTTGATGTCGTGTTCGCTGGCCACGTTCATGCCTATGAACGATCT GAACGTGTGTCCAATATTGCATACAACATTACGAACCGTCGATGCATTCCTGTGAAAGATAACTCAGCTCCAGTATATATAACCATTGGTGATGGAGGAAACATTGAAGGCTTGGCAAACAA CATGACAAAACCACAACCAGATTACTCAGCATACAGAGAAGCAAGCTTTGGACACGCCATTTTTGACATAAAAAACAGAACTCATGCTTACTATAGTTGGCATAGGAATCAAGATGGATATGCTGTGGAAGCTGATTCCATGTGGTTTTTTAATAGATATTGGTATCCTGTTGATGATTCCACAACTCATGTATCATATTAA
- the LOC127745435 gene encoding uncharacterized protein LOC127745435, whose protein sequence is MESSVDDGEANSENQAFSASDMQKFSRMMAQFNAFQAQASRSNTNLLQDSSSHFYLHPSETPGISLTDAPLTTSNYHSWSRLATLSLNAKNKLRFIEGTLVKPERDDPSSGAWDRCNTFVLSWLHRSLSPEILQSVLWCNNAYELWMDLKHRFDQGDLFRIADLEEELFSLRQGELTITSYYTKLKSIWEELDEFRPIALCSCLHNCECGKNLEMIREHREQSHVIRFLRGLNDQYVNVRSQLMLVTPLPTVAAAFSSLLQQERQLMHSIDPEARMMANNVNTNAFGTYQNNGSSSIRGRGRGRGGRGKGHGRGTPKLCSHCGKTGHLVDTCYYKHGFPPHMQRNQFKGNTDGPSAMNSVNSITAASNEESSIEPLIQKDERVSLDGLFSDKKKEALFALFQQQCSDPPNNGNLASVHAPSAGTFYLLSISSHILNCHDWILDTGASAHVSFSLDFFQSVKTIKPVQVIMPNGSKVVTTLCGTIFFSASFYLTDVLYIPTFKYNLISISKAADALSCSFLFNAHDCEIQEQLTLKTIGAADQKGGLYTMRIKPVLATAPELMHTIKGDVAKSVPLVHTHNIIHTLDDATLWHHRLGHISCNKIQQMKVAYPFITYHNSDVPCSPVTMQSRNVCLLMKVTPNLKIFLI, encoded by the coding sequence ATGGAATCGAGCGTGGATGACGGAGAGGCGAATTCGGAGAACCAAGCGTTTTCGGCGAGCGATATGCAGAAATTCTCACGCATGATGGCCCAATTCAATGCGTTTCAAGCACAAGCGTCAAGATCCAACACGAATTTACTGCAAGATTCGTCTAGTCACTTCTATTTGCACCCTAGCGAAACCCCTGGAATTTCACTCACGGATGCTCCATTAACCACCTCGAACTACCATTCGTGGTCAAGGTTAGCGACACTTTCACTCAATGCGAAGAACAAACTCCGATTTATCGAGGGAACCCTAGTGAAGCCAGAGAGGGACGACCCTTCCTCCGGAGCCTGGGATCGCTGTAATACATTTGTTCTATCTTGGCTACACAGATCTCTCAGTCCAGAAATTCTCCAGAGCGTCTTATGGTGCAACAACGCTTACGAGCTATGGATGGACCTGAAGCACAGATTCGATCAAGGGGACCTGTTCAGAATTGCAGATCTGGAagaagaattgttttcgttgaGACAAGGTGAACTCACTATCACTTCTTACTATACTAAGTTGAAGAGTATTTGGGAGGAATTAGATGAGTTTAGACCTATTGCATTGTGTTCTTGCCTTCATAACTGTGAATGTGGAAAGAATCTTGAAATGATTAGAGAGCACAGAGAGCAGTCCCATGTAATTAGGTTCCTTCGAGGATTGAATGATCAATATGTGAATGTACGCTCCCAACTCATGCTTGTAACACCCTTACCAACTGTAGCAGCAGCCTTCTCCTCGCTTTTACAGCAAGAGAGACAATTGATGCACTCAATAGATCCTGAAGCAAGAATGATGGCAAATAATGTCAATACGAATGCATTTGGGACTTATCAGAATAATGGAAGTAGTTCAATTAGAGGAAGAGGTAGGGGCCGTGGGGGCAGAGGTAAAGGACATGGCCGAGGAACACCAAAATTATGCTCTCACTGTGGCAAGACTGGTCACCTAGTAGACACTTGTTATTACAAGCATGGATTCCCACCACACATGCAAAGGAATCAATTCAAAGGGAATACTGATGGCCCAAGTGCCATGAACTCAGTAAATTCCATAACTGCTGCGAGTAATGAAGAGAGCAGCATTGAACCTTTAATCCAGAAGGATGAAAGAGTCAGTCTTGATGGGTTGTTTTCggataagaaaaaagaagcCCTATTTGCCTTGTTCCAACAACAATGTAGTGACCCCCCAAATAATGGAAATTTGGCATCTGTACATGCACCATCCGCAGGTACCTTCTATCTTTTATCAATTTCCAGCCATATTTTAAATTGTCATGACTGGATTTTGGATACAGGAGCTAGTGCTCATGTGTCATTCTCACTCGATTTCTTTCAATCCGTTAAAACAATAAAACCTGTTCAAGTCATAATGCCAAATGGTTCTAAAGTTGTCACAACCCTTTGTGGGACAATTTTCTTTTCAGCAAGTTTCTACTTGACTGATGTCTTATATATCCCTACTTTCAAGTATAATctcatttcaatttcaaaagcAGCTGATGCACTTTCTTGTTCCTTTTTGTTCAATGCACATGATTGTGAGATTCAGGAGCAACTTACCTTGAAGACGATTGGAGCTGCTGATCAAAAGGGGGGATTGTATACAATGCGGATCAAACCTGTTTTGGCAACAGCACCGGAACTGATGCATACAATAAAGGGTGATGTAGCTAAATCTGTGCCTCTTGTACACACACACAATATCATTCATACATTAGATGATGCAACACTTTGGCATCATCGTTTAGGACATATCTCATGTAATAAGATACAACAAATGAAAGTTGCATATCCATTCATTACATATCATAATAGTGATGTACCATGTTCTCCTGTCACTATGCAAAGCAGAAACGTTTGCCTTTTAATGAAAGTCACACCAAatctgaaaatatttttgatctAG